From Mycolicibacterium nivoides, a single genomic window includes:
- a CDS encoding lytic transglycosylase domain-containing protein, translated as MSQLVRSPALGVAVLAPIVLVAGAGSAAPGPEVSNAAVTPLAAVAPRIDRSGPAVVAATRPPTNFRIKSMTTISAPPPAFVVNSPGALGIPGTSLKAYRNAERMMAAAYPGCGISWNLLAGIGRIESGHANGGATDARGTAVRPIYGPALDGTLPGNEIIIQSAQAGRISYVRAMGPMQFLPGTWARYASDGDGDGKADVQNVFDSALAAARYLCSGGLNLREQSQVMTAILRYNNSVAYARNVLGWAAAYATGVVPVDLPEITGSIPPIGDSHLDNPEGLGPGLPADATGLPAGDPLALIPLLNRNETGTQNVPGFAPGQVLGPLPGPAQAIPSETPAAPPPWVPPWEQPRQPACVVFCLGEQAPPPPAPGPQQLPPPAPGPQQLPPPGPGPGPIPAPQQAPPPGPAPAPIGPPIEAAPPAPVLGPVPGPAPGPAPGPA; from the coding sequence ATGAGCCAGCTCGTGCGCTCGCCCGCACTCGGCGTCGCCGTCCTGGCCCCCATCGTTCTGGTCGCCGGTGCCGGATCGGCCGCCCCGGGCCCCGAGGTGTCCAACGCCGCGGTCACCCCGCTGGCCGCCGTCGCGCCCCGGATCGACCGCTCCGGTCCCGCGGTGGTGGCAGCGACCAGGCCCCCGACGAACTTCCGCATCAAGTCGATGACGACGATATCGGCTCCCCCGCCCGCGTTCGTCGTCAATAGCCCTGGCGCCCTTGGGATTCCAGGAACATCGCTGAAGGCGTACCGCAATGCCGAGAGGATGATGGCCGCGGCCTACCCCGGCTGCGGCATCAGCTGGAACCTGCTGGCCGGTATCGGACGGATCGAGTCGGGGCACGCCAACGGCGGCGCCACCGATGCCCGCGGCACCGCCGTCCGCCCCATCTACGGCCCCGCCCTCGACGGCACCTTGCCCGGCAACGAGATCATCATCCAGAGCGCGCAGGCCGGACGGATCTCGTACGTACGGGCCATGGGGCCGATGCAGTTCCTGCCCGGAACCTGGGCCCGGTACGCCTCCGACGGCGACGGTGACGGCAAGGCCGATGTGCAGAACGTGTTCGACTCGGCGCTGGCCGCCGCCCGCTACCTGTGCAGCGGCGGGCTCAACCTGCGCGAACAGTCCCAGGTCATGACGGCCATCCTCCGGTACAACAACTCCGTGGCCTACGCCCGCAACGTGTTGGGCTGGGCCGCGGCGTATGCCACGGGCGTGGTGCCGGTCGACCTGCCCGAGATCACCGGGTCCATCCCCCCGATCGGCGATTCCCATCTGGACAATCCAGAGGGTCTCGGCCCGGGCCTGCCCGCCGATGCCACCGGGTTGCCCGCGGGTGATCCGCTGGCCCTGATTCCGCTGCTCAACCGCAATGAGACCGGCACGCAGAACGTTCCCGGTTTTGCGCCGGGGCAGGTGCTCGGCCCGTTGCCGGGCCCGGCGCAGGCCATCCCGTCGGAGACCCCGGCCGCCCCGCCCCCATGGGTCCCGCCGTGGGAGCAGCCGCGTCAGCCCGCATGCGTGGTCTTCTGCCTGGGTGAGCAGGCTCCTCCGCCGCCCGCTCCTGGACCGCAGCAGCTTCCCCCGCCCGCTCCTGGACCGCAGCAGCTGCCGCCGCCCGGACCCGGCCCCGGGCCCATTCCGGCACCGCAGCAGGCTCCGCCCCCGGGGCCTGCACCCGCCCCGATCGGCCCGCCGATCGAGGCCGCGCCTCCGGCTCCGGTATTGGGACCGGTACCTGGCCCTGCCCCCGGGCCTGCCCCGGGCCCGGCCTGA
- a CDS encoding DUF4190 domain-containing protein: MTNADGNAGETPPSDPGSQPSEPLSSGYEAPSIEHSQDLPHSAQAQPSYEFGPPGYEVNPPYPPAIDYPADIPPDYPPPAGYPPPFPYGSGYPPPYPPPGYGAPGYPGVPGYPGGYGMSPYNTTNTVAIGALVASIMSLPLFAMCAIGLLAALVGIGLGITALNQIKKTGQSGRGLAIAGIIIGALGTLLNGGWILLFVIGVLSA; the protein is encoded by the coding sequence ATGACAAACGCGGACGGCAACGCGGGCGAAACGCCGCCATCCGACCCCGGCTCGCAGCCGTCCGAACCGTTGTCCAGCGGCTACGAAGCACCTTCCATCGAGCATTCCCAGGATCTGCCGCATTCCGCCCAGGCGCAACCGTCATACGAGTTCGGGCCGCCCGGCTACGAGGTCAACCCGCCGTATCCGCCCGCGATCGACTATCCCGCGGACATCCCGCCCGACTACCCGCCGCCGGCCGGTTACCCGCCGCCGTTCCCGTACGGCTCGGGCTATCCGCCGCCCTATCCCCCGCCGGGTTACGGTGCGCCGGGATATCCCGGTGTCCCCGGATACCCCGGTGGCTATGGCATGTCGCCGTACAACACCACCAACACGGTGGCCATCGGGGCGCTCGTGGCCTCGATCATGTCGCTGCCCCTGTTCGCGATGTGCGCGATCGGTCTGCTCGCCGCGCTGGTCGGAATCGGGCTCGGGATCACCGCCCTCAACCAGATCAAGAAGACCGGACAATCGGGCCGGGGCCTGGCGATCGCGGGCATCATCATCGGCGCACTGGGCACCCTCCTCAACGGAGGATGGATCCTGCTCTTCGTGATCGGTGTGCTCTCCGCATAG
- a CDS encoding HpcH/HpaI aldolase/citrate lyase family protein — protein sequence MENTYRPRRTCLSVPGSSLKMIEKARSLPADEVFLDLEDAVAPEAKESARAQVTEALADDGWAGQLRGVRVNDWTTPWTYADVIEVVTGVAAAGTNLDLIVLPKVTEVAHVQALDLLLSQLEATHGLEPGRIGIEAQIENAQGLTNIDAIAAAPRVQALVLGPGDMAASLNMRTLEVGGQPDGYDIGDAHHHVLMRILIAARNRGINAIDGPYVKVRDVDGFRRVAGRSAALGYDGKWVLHPDQIEAGNEIFSPRQADYDHAELILDAYEWHTSQAGGARGAVMLGDEMIDEASRKMALVIAGKGRAAGMSRLAEPFRPPS from the coding sequence GTGGAGAACACGTATCGACCCCGTAGAACGTGCCTCTCGGTTCCGGGAAGCAGCCTGAAGATGATCGAGAAGGCCAGAAGCCTGCCCGCTGACGAGGTGTTCCTCGACCTGGAGGACGCGGTTGCGCCCGAGGCCAAGGAATCGGCTCGTGCGCAGGTGACGGAGGCGCTGGCCGACGACGGCTGGGCCGGACAGCTGCGCGGGGTGCGGGTCAACGACTGGACCACACCGTGGACCTACGCCGACGTGATCGAGGTGGTCACCGGGGTTGCGGCCGCCGGCACCAACTTGGACCTGATCGTGCTGCCCAAGGTGACCGAGGTGGCGCACGTCCAGGCGCTCGATCTGCTGCTCAGTCAGCTGGAGGCCACGCACGGCCTGGAGCCCGGCCGGATCGGCATCGAGGCACAGATCGAGAACGCCCAGGGGTTGACCAACATCGACGCGATCGCGGCAGCCCCACGCGTGCAGGCGCTGGTTCTCGGCCCCGGGGACATGGCGGCCAGCCTCAACATGCGCACCCTTGAGGTCGGCGGGCAGCCCGACGGCTACGACATCGGCGACGCCCACCACCACGTGCTGATGCGCATCCTGATCGCGGCGCGCAACCGCGGTATCAACGCGATCGACGGGCCGTATGTGAAGGTGCGCGACGTCGACGGGTTCCGCCGGGTGGCCGGCCGTTCAGCCGCGCTGGGCTACGACGGCAAATGGGTCCTGCATCCGGACCAGATCGAGGCGGGCAACGAGATCTTCAGCCCACGCCAGGCCGACTACGACCACGCCGAACTGATCCTGGACGCCTACGAATGGCACACCTCGCAGGCCGGTGGGGCCAGGGGAGCGGTGATGCTGGGCGACGAGATGATCGACGAGGCCAGCCGCAAGATGGCGCTGGTGATCGCGGGCAAGGGCCGTGCGGCGGGGATGAGTCGGCTGGCTGAACCCTTCCGGCCGCCGAGCTGA
- a CDS encoding general stress protein: MTSPFQSGQTPGAAPAARGALPTPPKGWPIGSYPTYAEAQRAVDYLSDQQFPVQQVTIVGVDLMQVERVTGRLSWPKVLGGGVLSGAWLGLFIGLILGFFSPNPWSALLTGLIAGVFFGLITSAIPYAMARGTRDFSSTMQLVAGRYDVLCDPQSAEQGRDLLARLTI, translated from the coding sequence ATGACGAGCCCATTTCAGTCCGGTCAGACACCGGGTGCCGCGCCCGCGGCACGCGGTGCGTTGCCGACGCCGCCCAAAGGCTGGCCGATCGGTTCCTATCCGACGTACGCGGAGGCCCAGCGTGCCGTCGACTACCTGTCCGACCAACAGTTCCCGGTGCAGCAGGTGACCATCGTCGGGGTGGACCTGATGCAGGTTGAGCGGGTCACGGGGCGGCTGAGCTGGCCCAAGGTGCTCGGCGGCGGTGTGTTGTCGGGAGCCTGGCTCGGCCTGTTCATCGGCCTGATCCTCGGCTTTTTCAGCCCCAACCCGTGGAGCGCGCTGCTCACCGGCCTGATCGCCGGTGTCTTCTTCGGCTTGATCACCTCGGCCATCCCGTATGCGATGGCTCGCGGCACAAGAGATTTCAGTTCGACGATGCAGCTGGTCGCGGGCCGCTACGACGTCTTGTGCGATCCTCAGAGTGCCGAACAGGGCCGGGACCTGCTGGCGCGCTTGACGATCTGA
- a CDS encoding serine protease HtrA: MTNQDQSDESGRLEPRPVDRPPVDQLSQRTFGRPAGVDGSFLGADKYQDQGEYAPKDQPPDPVLAEAFGRPGGAGDSLQRHPTDAGALEDEKSSGDDDFDDPWRDPGAIPALGTPAQAPAAPVIVAAPIGKLGAREVLFGGRVSWPSLAILFIVAGLIAFIGGWVGQKTAGTVQAFTTSKVTLETGDLPSPDAGRFATVASAVEDSVVTIEAKSKTEGSQGSGVVVDGKGYIVTNNHVISDAASKPADYQITVVFNDGKEVPANLVGRDPKTDLAVLKVDNVDNLVVARMGDSEKVRVGEEVIAAGAPLGLRSTVTHGIISALHRPVPLSGEGSDTDTVIDGLQTDASINHGNSGGPLINMSSEVIGINTAGKSLSDSASGLGFAIPVNEVKQVVENLIKDGKVAHPTLLLSAVTVSNSVASGAQVRNVNAGGPADKAGILENDVVVKVGDRKVADADEMVVAVRQLKIGQEAPIEVLRDGRPMTFMVTPIGDDQKAQ, encoded by the coding sequence GTGACCAACCAGGACCAGTCCGACGAGAGCGGCCGTCTGGAACCGCGCCCTGTCGATCGGCCACCTGTCGACCAATTGTCGCAGCGCACATTCGGCCGGCCCGCCGGTGTCGACGGCTCGTTCCTGGGTGCTGATAAGTACCAGGACCAGGGCGAATACGCCCCGAAAGACCAACCGCCCGATCCCGTCCTCGCCGAGGCCTTCGGCCGTCCCGGGGGCGCGGGCGACTCACTGCAGCGCCACCCCACCGACGCCGGCGCGCTGGAGGACGAGAAGAGCTCCGGTGACGACGATTTCGACGATCCCTGGCGCGATCCGGGCGCCATCCCTGCGCTGGGCACGCCCGCGCAGGCACCGGCCGCACCGGTGATCGTGGCGGCCCCGATCGGCAAGCTGGGCGCCCGCGAGGTGCTCTTCGGCGGCCGGGTGTCGTGGCCGTCGCTGGCCATCCTGTTCATCGTCGCCGGATTGATCGCTTTCATCGGCGGCTGGGTCGGGCAGAAGACAGCAGGCACCGTGCAGGCGTTCACCACCTCCAAGGTGACGCTGGAGACCGGAGACCTCCCGTCGCCGGACGCCGGGCGGTTCGCCACGGTCGCCTCGGCGGTCGAGGACTCGGTGGTGACCATCGAGGCCAAGAGCAAGACCGAGGGCTCGCAGGGCTCCGGCGTCGTCGTCGACGGCAAGGGCTACATCGTCACCAACAACCACGTGATCTCCGACGCCGCGAGCAAGCCGGCGGACTACCAGATCACCGTCGTGTTCAACGACGGCAAGGAAGTACCGGCCAACCTGGTCGGCCGTGACCCCAAGACCGACCTGGCCGTGCTCAAGGTCGACAACGTCGACAACCTCGTCGTGGCGCGGATGGGTGATTCCGAGAAGGTGCGTGTCGGCGAGGAAGTCATCGCGGCCGGCGCCCCGCTGGGGCTGCGCAGCACGGTCACCCACGGCATCATCAGCGCGCTGCACCGGCCGGTGCCGCTCTCGGGTGAAGGTTCCGACACCGACACCGTGATCGACGGGCTCCAGACAGATGCCTCGATCAACCACGGCAACTCCGGCGGCCCACTGATCAACATGTCCTCCGAGGTGATCGGGATCAACACGGCCGGAAAGTCCTTGTCGGACAGCGCCAGTGGCCTCGGTTTCGCCATCCCCGTCAACGAGGTCAAGCAGGTCGTCGAGAACCTGATCAAGGACGGCAAGGTCGCGCATCCGACGTTGTTGCTCAGCGCCGTCACAGTGAGCAACAGCGTGGCCTCGGGCGCACAGGTCCGCAACGTCAACGCCGGTGGCCCGGCCGACAAGGCAGGCATCCTGGAGAACGACGTCGTGGTCAAGGTCGGGGACCGCAAGGTCGCCGACGCCGATGAGATGGTGGTCGCGGTGCGTCAGCTCAAGATCGGGCAGGAAGCCCCGATCGAGGTGCTCCGCGACGGTCGGCCCATGACATTCATGGTCACGCCGATCGGCGACGATCAAAAAGCGCAGTAA
- a CDS encoding magnesium transporter MgtE N-terminal domain-containing protein yields the protein MAAVNRVYAARLAGMVVLGPDGESIGRVRDVVISISIVRQQPRVLGLVVELLTRRRIFVPILRVTAIEPGSVTLATGSVSLRRFAQRPGEVLVLGQVLETRVRVDDPDLEQLAGIDVVVVDLGIEQTRTRDWVVTRVAVRPQRRLGRRSNIHVVEWQNVHGLTPSGLAMPDQGVASLLEQFEGQRPVEVAEALRELPVKRRYELFRAFDDERLADVLQELPEDEQAAVLRQLNTERAADVLEAMDPDDAADVLGSMTPADAETLLRKMDPEDSEDVRRLLSHSPDTAGGLMTSEPVVLAPDTTVAEALAQVRDPDLTPALASMAFVTRPPSATPTGQYLGCVHLQRLLREPPAALVSGIIDTDLPSLSPADSLAAVTRYFAAYNLVCGPVVDEENHLLGAVSVDDVLDHMLPDDWRERDEPELPVAGS from the coding sequence ATGGCGGCGGTGAACAGGGTCTACGCGGCCCGGCTAGCGGGGATGGTGGTGCTGGGCCCCGACGGGGAGTCCATCGGCCGTGTCCGCGATGTGGTGATCAGCATCAGCATCGTCCGCCAGCAGCCGCGGGTTCTCGGCCTGGTGGTCGAATTGCTCACCCGTCGAAGAATTTTCGTTCCGATCCTGAGGGTGACCGCGATCGAGCCCGGTTCGGTGACCCTGGCCACCGGCAGTGTGTCGCTCCGCCGCTTCGCCCAACGCCCCGGCGAGGTCCTGGTGCTGGGCCAGGTGCTGGAGACCCGCGTGCGGGTCGACGATCCGGATCTGGAACAGCTTGCCGGAATCGACGTCGTGGTAGTCGATCTGGGCATCGAACAGACCCGCACCCGGGACTGGGTGGTGACCCGGGTGGCGGTGCGTCCACAGCGACGTCTGGGGCGGCGCAGCAACATCCACGTCGTCGAGTGGCAGAACGTGCACGGGCTGACCCCGTCGGGCCTCGCGATGCCCGACCAGGGCGTGGCCTCGCTGCTCGAGCAGTTCGAGGGCCAGCGCCCGGTCGAGGTGGCCGAGGCCCTGCGCGAGCTACCGGTGAAACGGCGCTACGAGTTGTTCCGGGCCTTCGATGATGAGCGGCTCGCCGACGTGCTGCAGGAGTTACCCGAGGACGAGCAGGCCGCGGTGCTGCGCCAGCTGAACACCGAGCGCGCCGCCGACGTGCTGGAGGCGATGGACCCCGACGACGCCGCCGACGTGCTGGGCTCCATGACGCCGGCCGACGCCGAGACACTGCTGCGGAAGATGGACCCCGAGGATTCCGAGGACGTGCGACGGCTGCTGTCCCACTCGCCCGACACCGCGGGCGGCTTGATGACCAGCGAACCGGTGGTCCTCGCGCCTGACACCACCGTCGCCGAGGCGCTGGCGCAGGTGCGCGACCCGGACCTGACCCCCGCGCTGGCTTCGATGGCCTTCGTCACCCGGCCCCCCAGCGCCACCCCGACCGGTCAGTATCTGGGCTGCGTCCACCTGCAGCGGCTGCTGCGCGAGCCGCCCGCGGCCCTGGTGAGCGGCATCATCGACACCGACCTGCCCAGCCTGAGTCCGGCCGACTCGCTGGCCGCGGTGACGCGCTATTTCGCCGCGTACAACCTGGTGTGCGGGCCGGTGGTCGACGAAGAGAACCACCTGCTGGGGGCGGTATCGGTGGACGACGTGCTCGACCACATGCTGCCCGACGACTGGCGCGAGCGCGACGAGCCCGAGCTCCCGGTGGCCGGCTCATGA
- a CDS encoding DUF1003 domain-containing protein, which produces MSESTARQRLDTPRGTRGFGLHVDVEAVGQVGESVARFLGTGRYLAIQTIIVVVWIALNIGVFAFQWDPYPFILLNLAFSTQAAYAAPLILLAQNRQENRDRVSLEEDRRRAERTKADTEYLARELASLRLAVGEVVTRDYLRRELEELRDLLAELVPPADTDRANPSKADVSERRSKRGG; this is translated from the coding sequence ATGAGCGAATCGACAGCGCGTCAGCGGTTGGACACCCCCCGTGGCACGCGCGGTTTCGGCCTGCACGTCGACGTCGAGGCGGTCGGTCAGGTCGGGGAGTCCGTCGCCCGGTTCCTCGGCACCGGCCGGTACCTGGCGATCCAGACGATCATCGTGGTGGTCTGGATCGCACTGAACATCGGCGTCTTCGCGTTCCAGTGGGATCCGTACCCCTTCATCCTGCTCAACCTGGCCTTTTCGACCCAGGCCGCCTATGCCGCCCCGCTGATCCTGCTGGCCCAGAACCGCCAGGAGAACCGGGACCGGGTCTCACTCGAAGAGGACCGGCGCCGGGCCGAACGGACCAAGGCCGATACCGAGTACCTGGCCCGTGAGCTTGCATCGCTGCGACTGGCGGTGGGCGAGGTAGTGACGCGCGATTACCTGCGCCGCGAGTTGGAGGAACTGCGCGACCTGCTCGCCGAACTGGTCCCACCCGCCGATACCGACCGAGCCAATCCGAGCAAAGCCGATGTCAGCGAGCGCCGGTCCAAACGCGGTGGTTGA
- the tatB gene encoding Sec-independent protein translocase protein TatB has translation MFANIGWGEMLVLVIAGLVILGPERLPGAIRWTSGALRQARDYVSGATSQLREDLGPEFDDLRQPLADLQKLRGMTPRAAITKHLLDGDDSFLTGAFDDRKNDQPSVPGDRPADAVNGQPAPDPLTKPAAKPAETTFDPDAT, from the coding sequence ATGTTCGCGAACATCGGGTGGGGAGAGATGCTGGTCCTGGTGATCGCCGGTCTGGTGATCCTGGGGCCCGAGCGCCTGCCCGGTGCCATCCGCTGGACATCGGGTGCCCTGCGTCAGGCACGTGACTACGTCAGCGGTGCCACCAGCCAGTTGCGCGAGGACCTCGGCCCGGAGTTCGACGACCTTCGGCAGCCCCTCGCCGATCTGCAGAAGCTCCGGGGCATGACTCCGCGGGCCGCGATCACCAAGCATCTGCTCGATGGTGACGACTCGTTCCTGACCGGTGCCTTCGACGATCGCAAGAATGACCAGCCGTCGGTGCCGGGCGACCGCCCGGCGGATGCCGTCAACGGGCAGCCCGCGCCAGATCCGCTCACCAAACCGGCCGCCAAGCCGGCTGAAACGACGTTCGACCCCGACGCCACCTAG
- a CDS encoding Mrp/NBP35 family ATP-binding protein: protein MSESATELQSAVRAALAKVIDPELRRPITELGMVKNISIEADHGVHVEIYLTTAACPKKNEIADLVKAAATDVPGTGAVKVSLDVMDDEQRAELRKLLRGDSREPVIPFAQPNSLTRVYAVASGKGGVGKSSVTVNLAAAMAARGLSVGLLDADIYGHSVPRMMGTADRPTQVDSMILPPIAHDVKVISIAMFTQGNTPVVWRGPMLHRALQQFLADVYWGDLDVLLLDLPPGTGDIAISVAQLIPGAEILVVTTPQMAAAEVAERAGAIALQTRQRIAGVVENMSGLQMPDGTVMQLFGEGGGRQVADSLTRSVGAEVPLLGQVPLDPALVAAGDSGVPLVLSAPESAAGAELRKIAEGLSARKRGLAGMSLGLDTARR, encoded by the coding sequence ATGTCCGAATCTGCCACTGAGCTGCAATCCGCGGTTCGCGCCGCGCTGGCCAAGGTGATCGACCCCGAATTGCGGAGACCGATCACCGAACTCGGCATGGTCAAGAACATCTCGATCGAGGCCGACCACGGCGTCCACGTCGAGATCTACCTGACCACCGCGGCCTGTCCGAAGAAGAACGAGATCGCCGACCTGGTGAAGGCTGCCGCCACCGACGTTCCCGGCACCGGCGCTGTCAAGGTGAGCCTGGACGTGATGGACGACGAGCAGCGCGCCGAGTTGCGCAAGCTGCTGCGTGGCGATTCCCGCGAACCGGTGATCCCGTTCGCCCAGCCCAACTCCCTGACCCGGGTCTACGCAGTGGCCTCCGGCAAGGGTGGCGTCGGCAAGTCCAGCGTGACGGTCAACCTGGCCGCCGCGATGGCCGCCCGCGGCCTGTCGGTCGGCTTGCTGGACGCCGACATCTACGGCCATTCGGTGCCGCGCATGATGGGCACCGCCGACCGGCCCACCCAGGTCGACTCGATGATCCTGCCGCCGATCGCCCATGACGTGAAGGTCATCTCGATCGCCATGTTCACCCAGGGCAACACGCCTGTGGTGTGGCGCGGGCCGATGTTGCACCGGGCCCTTCAGCAGTTTCTTGCCGACGTGTACTGGGGCGATCTGGACGTGCTGCTGCTCGACCTGCCGCCTGGCACCGGCGATATCGCCATCTCGGTGGCCCAGCTGATCCCGGGTGCCGAGATCCTGGTGGTGACCACTCCGCAGATGGCTGCGGCCGAGGTGGCCGAGCGGGCCGGCGCGATCGCGTTGCAGACCCGTCAGCGCATCGCGGGCGTGGTCGAGAACATGTCAGGCCTGCAGATGCCCGACGGCACGGTCATGCAGCTGTTCGGCGAGGGCGGTGGCCGTCAGGTGGCCGACTCGCTGACCCGCTCCGTGGGCGCCGAGGTGCCGCTGCTGGGCCAGGTCCCGCTGGACCCGGCGCTGGTTGCGGCCGGTGACTCCGGTGTTCCGCTGGTGTTGTCGGCACCCGAGTCGGCTGCAGGCGCCGAGCTGCGCAAGATCGCAGAGGGATTGTCGGCCCGCAAGCGCGGCCTGGCCGGGATGTCGCTGGGTCTGGATACCGCTCGCCGCTAG